Proteins encoded in a region of the Corallococcus caeni genome:
- a CDS encoding sterol desaturase family protein, translated as MLMLLPQNPSLPLLLLLVLFITGTIKLLTVTGGWLVWRTRLAERFRVYRRELAKGQLRSEALAAVGVVLTDAVLIATFRYFSGPLVAPFNLTRALWSYAWMFVGFEVWFYATHRLLHLPRFYRFHAQHHVAQVTEPLTALSFSVAERLVLMGGGLSLHFAAMHLMPGTQVGILAYMMTNYLLNAFGHGNTEWLPKRFVTSWVGRVFFTPTFHALHHARYQGHYGLYTVVLDRWFGTAFPDYALVHARARAGEGLTRIGERLAVPPPAPSVPAVPQVSQVPGARQAL; from the coding sequence ATGCTGATGCTGCTGCCCCAGAATCCGTCGCTGCCCCTGCTGTTGCTGCTGGTCCTCTTCATCACGGGGACCATCAAGCTGCTGACGGTGACGGGCGGGTGGCTGGTGTGGCGCACGCGGCTGGCGGAGCGCTTCCGGGTGTACCGGCGGGAGCTGGCGAAGGGGCAGCTGCGCAGCGAGGCGCTCGCGGCGGTGGGCGTGGTGCTGACGGACGCGGTGCTCATCGCGACGTTCCGCTACTTCAGCGGGCCCCTGGTGGCGCCGTTCAACCTGACCCGGGCGCTGTGGTCCTACGCGTGGATGTTCGTGGGCTTCGAGGTGTGGTTCTACGCGACGCACCGGCTGCTGCACCTGCCGCGCTTCTACCGCTTCCACGCCCAGCACCACGTGGCGCAGGTGACGGAGCCGCTCACCGCGCTGTCGTTCTCCGTGGCGGAGCGGCTGGTGCTGATGGGCGGCGGGCTCAGCTTGCACTTCGCGGCCATGCACCTGATGCCGGGCACGCAGGTGGGCATCCTGGCCTACATGATGACCAACTACCTGCTCAACGCCTTCGGGCACGGCAACACGGAGTGGCTGCCGAAGCGCTTCGTGACGTCCTGGGTGGGCCGCGTCTTCTTCACCCCCACGTTCCATGCGCTGCACCATGCGCGCTACCAGGGGCACTACGGCCTCTACACCGTGGTGCTGGACCGGTGGTTCGGGACCGCGTTTCCAGACTATGCGCTCGTGCACGCGCGCGCCCGCGCTGGCGAGGGGCTCACGCGCATCGGGGAGCGGCTGGCGGTGCCTCCTCCCGCCCCTTCCGTCCCCGCGGTGCCCCAGGTGTCCCAGGTGCCTGGAGCTCGCCAGGCGCTCTGA
- a CDS encoding FAD/NAD(P)-binding protein: MNSRQDIIIIGAGASGTLLAACLLRGARSPLRVALVERGERLGRGVAYSTTSARHLLNVPAGRMSAWVEDPEHFLRWLRVEAPDTPPSAFAERRRYGQYLESVLKESAARAAPGVQLETPRDEVTAVVDTADGVKVSLASGATLEARSVVLALGNALPADLRVPDGGLYASPRYHRSPWMDGALEGIGAGESVLLVGTALTMVDTVLSLGERGHQGTVHALSRHGLLPHPHRAHGAKTPAAAEPLRIRELLRSVRREMDRCRDAETASPSAEDVVPFSTLRIRDVLHAMRQEVDAQTAAGADWRAAVDALRPVTTPLWQRLSEPERRRFLRHLRAYWEVHRHRMAPEIHDALDAWRREGRLVLHAGHVLGFELEPDAVAVRLRPRGEREAQVLRVQHVINCTGPESSPASRSQPVLRGLLEAGQARADALGIGLATAGDGAVLDARGQPSAHLFTLGPPRRGDLWETTAVPEIRSQARDLADHLLRRLGAARTTTSETAPAGA; encoded by the coding sequence GTGAACTCCCGGCAGGACATCATCATCATCGGCGCGGGCGCCAGCGGAACGCTGCTGGCGGCCTGTCTCTTGCGGGGCGCCCGTTCGCCCCTGCGCGTGGCCCTCGTGGAGCGGGGGGAGCGCCTGGGTCGGGGGGTCGCGTACTCGACGACCAGCGCGCGTCACCTGCTCAACGTGCCGGCCGGCCGCATGAGCGCCTGGGTCGAGGACCCGGAGCACTTCCTGCGCTGGCTGCGCGTGGAGGCGCCGGACACGCCGCCGTCCGCGTTCGCCGAGCGCCGCCGCTATGGCCAATATCTGGAGTCGGTGCTGAAGGAGTCCGCCGCGCGGGCCGCGCCGGGCGTCCAGTTGGAGACGCCTCGCGACGAGGTGACGGCGGTGGTGGACACCGCGGACGGCGTGAAGGTGTCGCTGGCGAGCGGCGCGACCCTGGAGGCGCGCAGCGTGGTGCTGGCGCTGGGCAACGCGCTGCCCGCGGACCTGCGCGTGCCGGACGGCGGGCTGTACGCGAGCCCCCGCTACCACCGCTCGCCGTGGATGGACGGGGCGCTGGAGGGCATCGGCGCCGGGGAGTCGGTGCTGCTCGTCGGCACGGCGCTCACCATGGTGGACACGGTGCTGTCGCTGGGCGAGCGCGGCCACCAGGGCACGGTGCACGCGCTGTCGCGGCACGGCCTGCTGCCGCACCCGCACCGCGCGCACGGGGCGAAGACGCCCGCCGCGGCGGAGCCCCTGCGCATCCGCGAGCTCTTGCGCTCGGTGCGCCGGGAGATGGACCGCTGTCGCGACGCGGAGACCGCGTCCCCTTCCGCCGAGGACGTGGTGCCGTTCAGCACGCTGCGGATCCGCGACGTGCTGCACGCGATGCGCCAGGAGGTCGACGCGCAGACGGCCGCGGGCGCGGACTGGCGCGCGGCGGTGGACGCGCTGCGGCCGGTGACGACGCCCCTGTGGCAGCGGCTGTCGGAGCCGGAGCGGCGGCGGTTCCTGCGCCACCTGCGGGCGTACTGGGAGGTGCACCGCCACCGCATGGCGCCGGAGATCCACGACGCGCTGGACGCGTGGCGGCGCGAGGGGCGGCTGGTGCTCCACGCGGGCCACGTGCTCGGCTTCGAGCTGGAGCCGGACGCGGTGGCGGTCCGCCTGCGCCCCCGGGGCGAGCGCGAAGCCCAGGTGCTGCGCGTGCAGCACGTCATCAACTGCACCGGCCCCGAGTCGAGCCCGGCCTCGCGCAGCCAGCCCGTCCTGCGCGGCCTGCTGGAGGCGGGACAGGCGCGCGCGGACGCGCTGGGCATCGGGCTGGCGACGGCGGGGGATGGCGCGGTGCTGGACGCGCGCGGCCAGCCGTCCGCCCACCTCTTCACGCTGGGCCCGCCGCGCCGGGGGGACCTCTGGGAGACCACCGCCGTGCCGGAGATCCGCTCCCAGGCCCGGGACCTGGCGGACCACCTGCTGCGCCGGCTGGGCGCGGCCCGGACCACGACCTCCGAGACAGCCCCCGCCGGGGCCTGA
- a CDS encoding bestrophin family protein: MIVGRMLSWRIILRYTGRPVVVHIVIALAISLGYEVLDAKWLSVPALPVTLLAAALGVLLGFRNNSAYERWWEARTIWGGLVNASRTLARQVLTFLPAPRAQRSDGTPETPSAASRLVQVAVQPEGPALAPAWSQVGDGAVRDQLGHARDLRREVPRANLATFIHPAAESPRGITGMFGGITEDARELVYAQVGFVNALRCHLRRQDPFPEITPFFRPSVLEALRDEQNVPAAIVLWMGVRMRRVYSDIEHPEKVYMRVSMDETLTELTNYLGACERIKNTPLPRQYDILPHAMVRAYLTMLPLGVVADLGVLTPLVTAIIAFLFIALDAVGRDVENPFEDGVSDTPMTALCRTIEINLRQMLGESGLPPPLQPKDGLLY, translated from the coding sequence ATGATCGTCGGTCGGATGCTGTCCTGGCGGATCATCCTCCGCTACACGGGGCGCCCCGTCGTCGTCCACATCGTCATCGCGCTGGCCATCTCGCTGGGCTACGAGGTGCTGGACGCCAAGTGGCTGTCGGTGCCGGCGCTGCCGGTGACGCTGCTGGCCGCGGCGCTGGGCGTGCTGCTCGGCTTCCGCAACAACTCCGCCTACGAGCGCTGGTGGGAGGCGCGCACCATCTGGGGCGGGCTGGTGAACGCGTCGCGGACGCTCGCCCGGCAAGTGCTCACCTTCCTGCCCGCGCCCCGGGCGCAGCGCAGCGACGGGACGCCGGAGACACCCTCCGCCGCGTCCCGCCTGGTGCAGGTGGCCGTGCAGCCGGAGGGTCCCGCGCTGGCGCCCGCCTGGTCCCAGGTGGGGGACGGCGCGGTGCGCGACCAGCTGGGCCACGCGCGCGACCTGCGCAGGGAGGTCCCACGCGCGAACCTGGCCACGTTCATCCACCCGGCCGCGGAGTCCCCCCGGGGCATCACCGGAATGTTCGGGGGCATCACCGAGGACGCACGCGAGCTGGTCTACGCGCAGGTGGGCTTCGTGAACGCGCTCCGCTGCCACCTGCGGCGGCAGGACCCCTTCCCGGAGATCACGCCGTTCTTCCGGCCGTCCGTGCTGGAGGCCCTGCGCGACGAGCAGAACGTGCCCGCCGCCATCGTCCTGTGGATGGGCGTGCGCATGCGCCGCGTCTACAGCGACATCGAGCACCCGGAGAAGGTCTACATGCGTGTGTCGATGGACGAGACGCTCACCGAACTGACGAACTACCTGGGCGCGTGCGAGCGCATCAAGAACACGCCCCTGCCACGCCAGTACGACATCCTCCCGCACGCCATGGTGCGCGCCTACCTCACCATGCTGCCCCTGGGCGTCGTCGCGGACCTGGGCGTGCTCACGCCGCTCGTCACGGCCATCATCGCGTTCCTCTTCATCGCCCTGGACGCGGTGGGCCGCGACGTGGAGAACCCCTTCGAGGACGGCGTCAGCGACACGCCCATGACCGCGCTCTGCCGCACCATCGAGATCAACCTGCGGCAGATGCTGGGCGAGTCCGGGCTGCCTCCGCCGCTCCAGCCGAAGGACGGCCTGCTGTACTGA
- a CDS encoding 2-keto-4-pentenoate hydratase, giving the protein MTSTVDVVALAGILDAARRERREVPPLTHAHPQLSVPDGYAVQAEGIRLREAQGERVVGLKMGFTSEAKRQQMNLGSPIFGVLTDRMRVQPGGVVRVGAGIHPRIEPEIAFRTSKELKGTVTRDEVLDACEAVFAAMEVLDSRFVGFKYFSLPDVVADNASSSLFVPGTLERGPRELDLTKLQMRMEVNGKVEGEARSDAISGDPVVSLIQLCALLAERGQVLPAGSLVLSGAATAAYLMKPGDHVRLTVDGLGTVEVTAAE; this is encoded by the coding sequence ATGACCTCGACAGTGGATGTGGTGGCCCTGGCCGGAATCCTGGACGCGGCGCGGCGCGAGCGGCGCGAGGTGCCGCCCCTCACGCACGCGCACCCGCAGCTCTCGGTGCCGGACGGCTACGCGGTGCAGGCGGAGGGCATCCGGCTGCGCGAGGCCCAGGGCGAGCGGGTGGTGGGCCTGAAGATGGGCTTCACGTCGGAGGCCAAGCGCCAGCAGATGAACCTGGGCTCGCCCATCTTCGGCGTGCTCACGGACCGGATGCGCGTGCAGCCGGGCGGCGTGGTGCGCGTGGGCGCGGGCATCCACCCGCGCATCGAGCCGGAGATCGCCTTCCGCACGTCGAAGGAGCTCAAGGGCACCGTGACGCGCGACGAGGTGCTGGACGCGTGCGAGGCCGTCTTCGCGGCGATGGAGGTGCTGGACTCGCGCTTCGTGGGCTTCAAGTACTTCAGCCTGCCGGACGTGGTGGCGGACAACGCGTCGTCGTCGCTGTTCGTGCCGGGCACGCTGGAGCGCGGCCCGCGTGAGCTGGACCTCACGAAGCTCCAGATGCGCATGGAGGTGAACGGCAAGGTGGAGGGAGAGGCGCGCTCGGACGCCATCTCCGGCGACCCGGTGGTGTCGCTCATCCAGCTGTGCGCGCTGCTCGCGGAGCGCGGTCAGGTGCTGCCGGCGGGGAGCCTGGTGCTGTCGGGCGCGGCCACCGCCGCGTACCTGATGAAGCCCGGCGACCACGTGCGGCTCACCGTGGACGGGCTGGGCACGGTGGAGGTCACCGCGGCCGAGTAG
- a CDS encoding aldehyde dehydrogenase — protein MEKVLNYIGGELVPAAGSQWLDKPEPATGQLYAHVPDSREEDVRSAVEAAGRAFPAWAALPAIERSRFLRRIAGLIHERLDAFARAESIDTGKPLAVARTVDIPRSVLNFEFFADAATQFSSEAHPMDGVALNYTLRSPLGVVGCISPWNLPLYLLTWKIAPALAAGNCVVAKPSEVTPMTAYLLSQVCRDAGLPPGVLNLVHGLGPHVGGPLTRHPDVSAISFTGSTRTGAEIARVAAPAFKKLSLEMGGKNPNVIFADCDFDEALATTLRSSFANQGQICLCGPRIFVQRSLYPRFKEALVARTRALKVGDPLVEGTDQGALVSREHFEKVMGYIALAKQEGGNILTGGQRASVPGRCANGWFIEPTLVEGLAPTCRTNQEEIFGPVATLMPFDDEEEVLSWANSTRYGLAGSVWTKDLARAHRFAARLHSGIVWVNTWMLRDLRTPFGGVKESGVGREGGWDALRFFTEPKNVCIKL, from the coding sequence TTGGAAAAGGTCCTCAACTACATCGGTGGCGAACTGGTGCCCGCGGCGGGCAGCCAGTGGCTGGACAAGCCGGAGCCCGCGACGGGCCAGCTCTACGCGCATGTGCCGGACTCGCGCGAGGAGGACGTGCGGTCCGCCGTGGAGGCCGCGGGCCGGGCCTTCCCCGCGTGGGCCGCCCTGCCGGCCATCGAGCGCTCGCGGTTCCTGCGCCGCATCGCGGGCCTCATCCACGAACGCCTGGACGCCTTCGCGCGGGCGGAGTCCATCGACACGGGCAAGCCGCTGGCGGTGGCCCGCACGGTGGACATCCCGCGCAGCGTGCTCAACTTCGAGTTCTTCGCGGACGCGGCGACGCAGTTCTCCAGCGAAGCGCACCCCATGGACGGCGTGGCGCTCAATTACACGCTGCGCTCGCCGCTGGGCGTGGTGGGCTGCATCTCGCCGTGGAACCTGCCGCTGTACCTGCTCACGTGGAAGATCGCCCCCGCGCTGGCGGCCGGCAACTGCGTGGTGGCCAAGCCGTCGGAGGTGACGCCGATGACGGCCTACCTCCTGTCGCAGGTGTGCCGCGACGCGGGGCTGCCGCCGGGCGTGCTCAACCTGGTGCACGGGCTGGGGCCTCACGTGGGCGGGCCGCTCACGCGACACCCGGACGTGAGCGCCATCTCCTTCACCGGCAGCACTCGCACGGGCGCGGAGATCGCCCGCGTGGCTGCGCCCGCGTTCAAGAAGCTGTCGCTGGAGATGGGCGGGAAGAACCCCAACGTCATCTTCGCGGACTGTGACTTCGACGAGGCGCTGGCCACCACGCTGCGCTCGTCCTTCGCCAACCAGGGGCAGATCTGCCTGTGCGGCCCGCGCATCTTCGTGCAGCGCTCGCTGTATCCGCGCTTCAAGGAGGCGCTGGTCGCGCGCACGCGGGCCCTCAAGGTGGGGGACCCGCTGGTGGAGGGCACGGACCAGGGCGCCCTGGTGTCGCGCGAGCACTTCGAGAAGGTGATGGGCTACATCGCGCTGGCGAAGCAGGAGGGCGGCAACATCCTCACCGGCGGGCAGCGCGCGAGCGTCCCCGGCCGCTGCGCGAACGGCTGGTTCATCGAGCCCACGCTGGTGGAGGGCCTGGCGCCCACGTGCCGCACGAACCAGGAGGAGATCTTCGGCCCGGTGGCCACGCTGATGCCCTTCGACGACGAGGAGGAGGTGCTGTCGTGGGCCAACTCCACGCGCTACGGGCTTGCGGGCAGCGTGTGGACGAAGGACCTGGCGCGCGCGCACCGGTTCGCGGCCCGGCTGCACAGCGGCATCGTCTGGGTGAACACCTGGATGCTGCGCGACCTGCGCACGCCGTTCGGCGGAGTGAAGGAGTCCGGCGTGGGCCGCGAGGGCGGCTGGGACGCGCTGCGCTTCTTCACCGAACCCAAGAACGTCTGCATCAAGCTTTGA
- a CDS encoding RidA family protein, giving the protein MSAGERIDSKKAPEPVGLYPHARRVGNLLFLSGVGPRERGSKAIPGVELDAAGNIVSYDIETQCHSVFRNVRYILEDAGSSWERLVDVTVYLTDMKRDFPTYNRLWAEYFKDNPPCRTTLEINALPTPIAIELKCIATIGDE; this is encoded by the coding sequence GTGAGCGCTGGCGAGCGGATCGATTCGAAGAAGGCCCCGGAGCCGGTGGGGCTCTACCCCCACGCGCGCCGCGTGGGAAATCTATTGTTCCTCTCCGGCGTGGGCCCGCGCGAGCGCGGCAGCAAGGCCATCCCGGGCGTGGAGCTGGACGCGGCGGGCAACATCGTCTCCTACGACATCGAGACGCAGTGCCACTCCGTGTTCCGCAACGTGCGCTACATCCTGGAGGACGCGGGCTCGTCGTGGGAGCGGCTGGTGGACGTGACGGTGTACCTCACGGACATGAAGCGGGACTTCCCCACGTACAACCGGCTGTGGGCGGAGTACTTCAAGGACAACCCGCCGTGCCGCACCACGCTCGAAATCAACGCGCTGCCCACGCCCATCGCCATTGAACTGAAGTGCATCGCCACCATTGGAGACGAGTGA
- the nbaC gene encoding 3-hydroxyanthranilate 3,4-dioxygenase, translating to MGRLTPINFKKWIDEHRPLLKPPVGNQQVWADRDFMVTVVGGPNSRTDFHVNEGEEFFYQLEGDITLRVIDEGQVQDVPIREGEIFLLPPKVPHSPQRPAGTIGLVLERRRQPQELDSFLWLCPKCGEKLYEESLHVTNLVTQLPPVFEHFYGNPDNCTCKKCGTKVARGGAPQ from the coding sequence ATGGGCAGACTGACCCCCATCAACTTCAAGAAGTGGATCGACGAGCACCGCCCCCTGCTCAAGCCGCCCGTGGGCAACCAGCAGGTCTGGGCGGACCGGGACTTCATGGTCACGGTGGTGGGCGGGCCCAACTCGCGCACGGACTTCCACGTCAACGAGGGCGAGGAGTTCTTCTACCAGCTGGAGGGCGACATCACCCTGCGCGTCATCGACGAGGGGCAGGTGCAGGACGTCCCCATCCGCGAGGGGGAGATCTTCCTGCTGCCGCCCAAGGTGCCGCACTCGCCGCAGCGGCCCGCGGGCACCATCGGGCTGGTGCTGGAGCGCCGCCGCCAGCCGCAGGAGCTGGACTCCTTCCTGTGGCTGTGCCCGAAGTGCGGCGAGAAGCTCTATGAAGAGTCGCTGCACGTCACCAACCTCGTGACGCAGCTGCCGCCCGTGTTCGAGCACTTCTACGGGAACCCCGACAACTGCACGTGCAAGAAGTGCGGCACGAAGGTGGCGCGGGGTGGTGCGCCCCAGTGA
- a CDS encoding amidohydrolase family protein, which produces MKVDIHTHLLPPEMPRFAERFGYGGFITLDHHAPCRARMMRDDGKFFREIESNCWDPKQRVTECDAHGVQVQVLSTVPVLFSYWAKPQDGLEVARFLNDHLAGAVASAPKRFVGLGTVPLQSTDLAVKELERCVRTLGFAGVQIGSHVNDLNLSDPALFPFFQAASDLGAAVFVHPWDMMGEAKMAKYWLPWLVGMPAEVSLAICSLIFGGVMERLPKLRLAFAHGGGAFPGTLGRIQHGFEVRPDLVAVDNPVAPRDYLGRFWVDSLVHDAQTLRAIVKLFGADKVALGSDYPFPLGEERPGTLIESLTDLAPSVREQLLYRNALEWLGRSHEDFAP; this is translated from the coding sequence GTGAAGGTCGACATCCACACGCACCTCCTCCCCCCGGAGATGCCCCGCTTCGCCGAGCGCTTCGGCTACGGCGGCTTCATCACGCTGGACCACCACGCGCCCTGCCGCGCGCGGATGATGCGGGACGACGGGAAGTTCTTCCGCGAGATTGAAAGCAACTGCTGGGACCCCAAGCAGCGCGTCACGGAGTGCGACGCGCACGGCGTCCAGGTGCAGGTGCTGTCCACGGTGCCGGTGCTGTTCAGCTATTGGGCCAAACCGCAGGACGGCCTGGAGGTGGCGCGCTTCCTCAACGACCACCTCGCCGGCGCGGTGGCCTCCGCGCCCAAGCGCTTCGTGGGGCTGGGCACGGTGCCGCTCCAATCCACCGACCTCGCGGTCAAGGAATTGGAGCGCTGCGTGCGCACGCTCGGGTTCGCGGGCGTGCAGATTGGCAGCCACGTCAACGACCTGAACCTCTCCGACCCGGCCCTCTTCCCCTTCTTCCAGGCCGCGAGCGACCTGGGCGCGGCCGTCTTCGTGCACCCATGGGACATGATGGGTGAGGCGAAGATGGCGAAGTACTGGCTGCCGTGGCTGGTGGGGATGCCGGCGGAGGTGTCGCTGGCCATCTGCTCGCTCATCTTCGGCGGGGTGATGGAGCGGCTGCCGAAGCTGCGGCTCGCCTTCGCGCACGGCGGCGGCGCGTTCCCCGGCACGCTGGGCCGCATCCAGCACGGCTTTGAAGTTCGCCCGGACCTGGTGGCGGTGGACAACCCCGTCGCGCCGCGCGACTACCTGGGACGGTTCTGGGTGGACTCGCTGGTGCACGACGCCCAGACGCTGCGCGCCATCGTGAAGCTGTTCGGCGCGGACAAGGTCGCGCTGGGCAGTGACTATCCCTTCCCGCTGGGCGAGGAGCGGCCCGGCACGCTCATCGAGTCGCTGACGGACCTGGCGCCTTCCGTGCGCGAGCAACTGCTCTATCGCAACGCCCTGGAGTGGCTGGGGCGCTCGCACGAGGACTTCGCACCATGA
- the kynU gene encoding kynureninase: protein MTAPVYENTDVFAYGLDAKDPLRPLRDEFLFPPAASGAPAIYLAGNSLGLQPRKARKYVQMEMEDWERLGVEGHVHGRHPWLPYHELLTEQVARVVGAQPVEVVVMNTLSVNLHLMMVSFYRPTRERFKILIEGGAFPSDQYAVASQARFHGYDPKEAIVRLTPREGEDTLRPEDILEAIERHGKEVALVMLGSVNYLTGQAFDLREITRVAHAQGCKVGFDLAHGAGNLKLSLHDDGPDFAVWCSYKYLNGGPGSLGGVFVHERHAHSPELPRFEGWWGHNKATRFEMGPTFDPLPGAEGWQLSNPPIFQLAALRSSLELFDKATMAALRAKSDQLTGYLEFLLDRLPAGYVTITTPRDLKQRGAQLSLRFKGEPKRLLQRLAAAGIICDFREPDIIRAAPAPLYNTYLDVFRFVKALEAHALE from the coding sequence ATGACGGCCCCTGTCTACGAGAACACCGATGTGTTCGCCTACGGCCTGGACGCAAAGGATCCGCTGAGGCCCCTGCGCGACGAGTTCCTCTTCCCTCCGGCCGCTTCCGGCGCGCCGGCCATCTACCTGGCGGGCAATTCGCTGGGGCTGCAGCCGCGCAAGGCGCGCAAGTACGTGCAGATGGAGATGGAGGACTGGGAGCGGCTGGGCGTGGAGGGCCACGTGCACGGCCGCCACCCGTGGCTGCCCTACCACGAGCTGCTCACCGAGCAGGTGGCGCGCGTGGTGGGCGCGCAGCCCGTGGAAGTCGTGGTGATGAACACCCTGTCGGTGAACCTGCACCTGATGATGGTGTCGTTCTACCGGCCCACGCGCGAGCGCTTCAAAATCCTCATCGAGGGCGGCGCCTTCCCGTCGGACCAGTACGCGGTGGCGTCGCAGGCGCGCTTCCACGGCTACGACCCGAAGGAGGCCATCGTCCGGCTCACGCCCCGCGAGGGTGAGGACACGCTGCGCCCCGAGGACATCCTCGAAGCCATCGAGCGGCACGGAAAGGAGGTCGCGCTGGTGATGCTGGGCAGCGTGAACTACCTCACCGGGCAGGCGTTCGACCTGCGGGAGATTACGCGCGTGGCGCACGCGCAGGGCTGCAAGGTGGGCTTCGACCTGGCGCACGGGGCGGGCAACCTGAAGCTGTCGCTGCACGACGACGGGCCGGACTTCGCGGTGTGGTGTTCCTACAAGTACCTCAACGGCGGACCGGGCAGCCTGGGCGGCGTGTTCGTGCACGAGCGACACGCGCACTCGCCGGAGCTGCCGCGCTTCGAGGGCTGGTGGGGACACAACAAGGCCACGCGCTTCGAGATGGGCCCCACGTTCGACCCGCTGCCGGGCGCGGAGGGGTGGCAGCTGTCCAACCCGCCCATCTTCCAGCTGGCGGCGCTGCGCTCGTCGCTGGAGCTGTTCGACAAGGCGACGATGGCGGCGCTGCGCGCCAAGAGCGACCAGCTGACGGGCTACCTGGAGTTCCTCCTGGACCGGCTGCCCGCGGGGTACGTCACCATCACCACGCCGCGCGACCTGAAGCAGCGCGGGGCGCAGCTGTCCCTGCGCTTCAAGGGCGAGCCGAAGCGGCTGCTCCAGCGGCTGGCCGCGGCCGGCATCATCTGCGACTTCCGCGAGCCGGACATCATCCGCGCCGCGCCCGCGCCCCTCTACAACACGTACCTGGACGTCTTCCGCTTCGTGAAGGCGCTGGAGGCCCATGCCCTCGAATGA
- a CDS encoding FAD-dependent oxidoreductase, producing the protein MPSNESKLTVVGAGLVGSLLALYLARRGHTVEVLERRPDMRRETLDAGRSINLAISTRGLHALRQVGLEEEALKHAIPMRGRVIHPVKGELAFQPYGKDDSQHINSLSRGWLNKFLMTQAEATGRVSIRFQQRVMQADPAAGALTVLDEATGETREVRDAVVFGTDGSGSAIRQALQSQTGSQADSQTLGHGYKELTIPPGEGGRFQMEKHALHIWPRGTYMLIALPNEDGSFTCTLFLPWEGPVSFASLQTPAALEAFFQEQFPDAKALIPGLVEEFFSRPTGHMVTVKCAPWHAGERTLLLGDAAHAIVPFYGQGMNCGFEDCVVLDALLEKQPDFGQAFREFERLRKTNADAIADMAVENFIEMRDSTADPRFLLEKGVEKVLLNAFPGEFVSRYTLVSFSRVPYRLAYGVGAIAGGIVSELAKDLKRPEDVDLDRAAKLIRGRLTPFMEEHADGFRLEG; encoded by the coding sequence ATGCCCTCGAATGAGTCGAAGCTGACGGTGGTGGGAGCGGGCCTCGTGGGCTCGCTCCTGGCGCTGTACCTGGCCCGCCGGGGCCACACGGTGGAGGTGCTGGAGCGCCGGCCGGACATGCGCCGCGAGACGCTGGACGCGGGCCGCTCCATCAACCTGGCCATCTCCACGCGCGGCCTGCACGCCCTGCGACAGGTGGGCCTGGAGGAGGAGGCGCTCAAGCACGCCATCCCCATGCGCGGGCGGGTCATCCACCCGGTGAAGGGCGAGCTGGCCTTCCAGCCGTATGGCAAGGACGACTCGCAGCACATCAACTCCTTGTCACGCGGCTGGTTGAACAAGTTCCTGATGACGCAGGCGGAAGCGACGGGCCGCGTGTCCATCCGCTTCCAGCAGCGCGTGATGCAGGCGGATCCGGCGGCGGGGGCGCTCACGGTGCTGGATGAGGCCACGGGTGAGACGCGCGAGGTGCGCGACGCGGTGGTGTTCGGCACGGATGGCTCCGGGTCGGCGATACGGCAGGCGCTGCAATCCCAGACAGGCTCCCAGGCGGATTCGCAGACGCTGGGGCACGGCTACAAGGAGCTGACGATTCCGCCGGGCGAGGGCGGGCGCTTCCAGATGGAGAAGCACGCGCTGCACATCTGGCCGCGCGGTACGTACATGCTCATCGCGCTGCCCAATGAGGACGGCAGCTTCACCTGCACGCTGTTCCTGCCGTGGGAGGGGCCGGTGAGCTTCGCGTCGCTCCAGACGCCCGCGGCACTGGAGGCGTTCTTCCAGGAGCAGTTCCCGGACGCGAAGGCGCTGATTCCGGGGCTGGTGGAGGAGTTCTTCTCCCGGCCCACCGGGCACATGGTGACGGTGAAGTGCGCGCCGTGGCACGCGGGGGAGCGGACGTTGCTGCTGGGCGACGCGGCACACGCCATCGTGCCGTTCTACGGGCAGGGCATGAACTGCGGCTTCGAGGACTGCGTGGTGCTGGACGCGCTCCTGGAGAAGCAGCCGGACTTCGGCCAGGCGTTCCGCGAGTTCGAGCGGCTGCGCAAGACGAACGCGGACGCCATCGCGGACATGGCGGTGGAGAACTTCATCGAGATGCGCGACAGCACGGCGGATCCGCGCTTCCTGTTGGAGAAGGGCGTGGAGAAGGTGTTGCTCAACGCCTTCCCGGGCGAGTTCGTCAGCCGCTACACGCTGGTGAGCTTCAGCCGCGTGCCCTACCGGCTGGCCTACGGCGTGGGCGCCATCGCGGGCGGCATCGTGTCCGAGCTGGCGAAGGACCTGAAGCGACCCGAGGACGTGGACCTGGACCGGGCGGCGAAGCTCATTCGCGGCCGGCTGACCCCTTTCATGGAGGAGCACGCGGATGGATTTCGGCTTGAAGGGTAG